The Thioalkalivibrio thiocyanodenitrificans ARhD 1 genome window below encodes:
- a CDS encoding LysR family transcriptional regulator has product MARNNSLAATPNRLRQLRAFCQAAQTGSISKAAERLCVSQPSVSLLIKALEKDLGVLLFDRRGPRIDLTAAGQVLLETSLPLVEGMDHLPEVFAARLGEVGQGALDLAAGESTILYLLPDYVKRFSERYPNVKLHMHNVTGRDGLKMLRAGEVDFAVGSMIDVPDDMSYHPIFTYEPMLITSLDHPLARKKKVTLEEVAPCGLILPPRHLSTWQIVDLVFHQHGLSYHVVLEAGGWEVIKKFVELGLGVSIVTSICLTGQEKLAAIPLSEYFPRRTYGVVMRKGKFLSPQACSFLELMDPDFPRDPDGARARSQAGSRIADAVEGRVDFTGHDRSLP; this is encoded by the coding sequence ATGGCCCGCAACAATTCACTCGCCGCAACGCCCAACCGGCTGCGACAGCTGCGCGCATTCTGCCAGGCGGCACAGACAGGCAGCATCTCCAAGGCCGCGGAGCGCCTGTGTGTCAGCCAGCCCTCGGTGTCCCTGCTGATCAAGGCCCTGGAAAAGGATCTGGGTGTGCTCCTGTTCGATCGCCGGGGCCCCCGCATCGATCTGACCGCGGCGGGTCAGGTGCTGCTGGAGACCAGCCTGCCGCTGGTGGAGGGCATGGACCACCTGCCCGAGGTGTTCGCCGCGCGTCTGGGTGAGGTCGGCCAGGGGGCGCTGGATCTGGCGGCCGGGGAATCCACCATCCTCTATCTCCTGCCGGATTACGTAAAACGCTTCAGCGAGCGCTATCCGAACGTGAAACTGCACATGCACAACGTCACGGGCCGCGACGGTCTGAAGATGCTGCGCGCCGGCGAGGTGGATTTCGCCGTGGGTTCCATGATCGATGTGCCCGACGACATGAGCTATCACCCCATATTCACCTACGAGCCCATGCTGATCACCTCGCTGGACCACCCCCTGGCGCGCAAGAAGAAGGTGACCCTGGAAGAGGTGGCGCCCTGTGGACTGATCCTGCCGCCACGCCACCTTTCCACCTGGCAGATCGTGGATCTCGTGTTTCATCAGCACGGCCTGAGTTATCACGTGGTTCTGGAGGCCGGCGGCTGGGAGGTGATCAAGAAGTTCGTGGAACTGGGCCTGGGCGTGTCCATCGTCACGAGTATCTGCCTGACCGGGCAGGAGAAGCTGGCGGCCATCCCGTTGAGCGAGTATTTCCCCAGGCGCACCTACGGTGTCGTGATGCGCAAGGGCAAGTTCCTGTCGCCGCAGGCCTGTTCCTTCCTGGAACTGATGGATCCGGATTTTCCCCGTGACCCGGATGGTGCCCGGGCCCGGTCGCAGGCGGGCAGCCGGATCGCAGATGCCGTGGAAGGGCGGGTGGATTTCACGGGCCATGACCGCTCGCTGCCGTGA